A genomic region of Tamandua tetradactyla isolate mTamTet1 chromosome 2, mTamTet1.pri, whole genome shotgun sequence contains the following coding sequences:
- the LOC143668238 gene encoding elongation factor 1-beta, which yields MGFGDLKSTAGLQVLNDYLADRSYIEGYVPSQADVAVFEAVSSPPPADLYHALRWYNHIKSYEKEKASLPGVKKALGKYGPANVEDTTGSGATDSKDDDDIDLFGSDDEEESEEAKRLREERLAQYESKKAKKPALVAKSSILLDVKPWDDETDMAKLEECVRSIQADGLVWGSSKLVPVGYGIKKLQIQCVVEDDKVGTDMLEEQITAFEDYVQSMDVAAFNKI from the coding sequence ATGGGTTTCGGAGACCTGAAAAGCACAGCTGGCCTCCAGGTGCTCAACGATTACTTGGCGGACAGGAGCTACATCGAGGGATATGTGCCGTCACAAGCAGATGTGGCAGTATTTGAAGCAGTCTCCAGCCCACCTCCTGCCGACTTGTATCATGCCCTACGTTGGTATAATCACATCAAAtcttatgaaaaggaaaaagccagCCTGCCAGGAGTGAAAAAAGCTTTGGGCAAGTATGGACCCGCTAATGTGGAAGACACCACAGGAAGTGGAGCCACAGATAGTAAAGATGATGACGACATTGACCTTTTTGGATCCGATGATGAAGAGGAAAGTGAAGAAGCTAAGCGGCTAAGAGAAGAGCGCCTTGCCCAGTATGAGTCAAAGAAAGCCAAAAAACCTGCACTTGTTGCCAAGTCTTCCATCTTACTAGATGTGAAACcttgggatgatgagacagatatGGCCAAATTAGAGGAGTGCGTCAGAAGCATTCAAGCAGATGGCTTGGTCTGGGGCTCTTCTAAACTAGTTCCAGTGGGATACGGAATTAAAAAACTTCAGATTCAATGTGTGGTTGAAGATGATAAAGTTGGAACAGATATGCTGGAGGAGCAGATAACTGCTTTTGAGGATTATGTGCAGTCCATGGATGTTGCTGCTTTCAACAAGATCTAA